In Pantoea cypripedii, the following proteins share a genomic window:
- the mgtE gene encoding magnesium transporter — protein MSASPAQQLTETRHRILNLLLTQHDLVDVLLDKSVDLSASELKEINGWRQQLESDLQMMHAADLADILEALPHVERQALWRLVPCEQRGRVLVEASDTVWASLTESMTDREILRAIEPLDLDDQAYLARYLPRDLTGRLLTTLDPSQRAHVLSVEEFDRDRVARIMDFNILTVRADVTLATVQRFLRRHKTMPDGTDKLFITDKSNQLLGELPLTTILLNPPGTRVESVMNAKPTTFQLNDKAEDAASAFERYNLISAAVTDARGKLIGRVIVEDVIDLVNEENESNIRKMGGISQEEDVFAPVRKAVSKRWAWLAINLCTAFVASRVIGLFEATISQLVALATLMPIVAGIGGNTGNQTITMIVRALALHQVEPGNFSFLILRELGVALLNGVFWGGIMGGVTWMMYDNMALGGVMMLAMVLNLLLAALMGVLIPLIMTKLKRDPAVGSSVLITAITDTGGFFIFLGLATLFLLHH, from the coding sequence ATGTCTGCTTCGCCCGCGCAACAACTGACTGAAACCCGCCATCGCATTCTCAACCTGCTGCTGACTCAACACGATTTAGTCGATGTTCTGCTGGATAAATCGGTGGATTTATCTGCCAGTGAGCTGAAAGAGATCAACGGCTGGCGTCAGCAGCTGGAAAGTGATTTGCAGATGATGCACGCCGCGGATTTGGCCGACATTCTTGAAGCGCTGCCGCATGTTGAGCGTCAGGCACTGTGGCGCTTAGTTCCGTGCGAACAACGTGGCCGGGTATTGGTTGAAGCTTCCGATACCGTCTGGGCCAGCCTGACCGAAAGCATGACCGACCGCGAGATCCTGCGCGCCATCGAGCCGCTGGATCTTGACGACCAGGCTTATCTGGCACGCTATCTGCCGCGCGATCTGACCGGACGTCTGCTGACCACGCTGGATCCCAGCCAGCGTGCGCATGTGCTCAGCGTGGAGGAGTTCGACCGTGACCGGGTGGCGCGTATCATGGATTTCAACATCCTGACAGTGCGCGCGGATGTCACGCTCGCCACCGTACAGCGTTTTTTGCGCCGCCATAAAACCATGCCGGATGGTACCGATAAGCTATTTATCACCGATAAAAGCAACCAATTGCTGGGCGAATTGCCGCTCACCACCATCCTGCTTAATCCGCCCGGCACGCGGGTTGAAAGCGTGATGAACGCTAAACCGACCACCTTCCAGCTTAACGATAAAGCAGAAGACGCGGCGAGCGCATTTGAACGTTATAACCTGATTTCCGCCGCCGTCACCGATGCCAGGGGCAAGCTGATCGGCCGCGTCATCGTTGAAGACGTGATTGACCTCGTCAACGAAGAGAACGAAAGCAACATCCGTAAAATGGGTGGCATCAGCCAGGAAGAGGATGTGTTCGCACCGGTGCGTAAAGCGGTCAGTAAACGCTGGGCGTGGCTGGCGATTAACCTGTGTACCGCGTTCGTCGCCTCGCGCGTGATCGGTTTGTTTGAAGCCACCATCTCGCAACTGGTGGCGCTGGCAACCCTGATGCCGATCGTGGCCGGGATTGGCGGCAATACCGGCAATCAAACCATCACCATGATTGTGCGCGCGCTGGCGTTGCATCAGGTGGAACCGGGAAACTTTTCGTTTCTGATCCTGCGTGAGCTTGGTGTGGCGTTGCTAAACGGCGTGTTCTGGGGCGGCATTATGGGCGGGGTCACCTGGATGATGTACGACAATATGGCGCTGGGAGGCGTCATGATGCTGGCAATGGTGCTCAACCTGCTGCTGGCGGCGCTGATGGGGGTGCTCATCCCACTGATCATGACCAAACTGAAACGCGACCCGGCAGTCGGCTCCAGCGTGCTGATCACCGCCATCACCGATACCGGGGGCTTTTTTATTTTCCTCGGGCTGGCTACGCTGTTTTTACTGCACCATTAA